In Mytilus edulis chromosome 6, xbMytEdul2.2, whole genome shotgun sequence, the following proteins share a genomic window:
- the LOC139527522 gene encoding uncharacterized protein, with amino-acid sequence MAKLGTKRKEDGDRDHSSSFNCKKKQLSSSLMNQEDLNVIGVFYDTEVTAVTDLLKLLKNRKSRTSFPQVAQYFIDLTDEQLKFSLDLDNIPTLDEESAPAIEERELVEYLEEDSLNLEKFRLNEMKKWDYEKDALKLVLFSEWISSAKKFIELTRIMITWSILSKMENHEPPKSKTVANQDVDENIFSDIFTRFTEIFFLLPVTGRRKSVWMDDKIVGSINNTRYYEYIPRGAPNPVLLMFCEVKRFPVQESEDTDTWISRKLPKTVLEQVGAELVAECFSSAFLPNVLGVICMRTEVIFVYLTIASDHVKAIRNNEEIGKQRACIHYTEAFDIMKREDRKQISELLFWLGCVQKCNLQRYYLKQ; translated from the exons ATGGCAAAACTTGGTACAAAAAGGAAAGAAGATGGTGACAGGGATCACAGTTCATCATTTAATTGTAAAAAGAAACAACTTTCATCCTCCCTGATGAACCAGGAGGATCTAAATGTCATTGGAGTGTTCTACGACACAGAAGTCACAGCGGTGACCGATTTATTAAAACTGCTCAAAAATAGGAAAAGTAGAACGTCATTCCCACAGGTTGCCCAATATTTTATTGACTTAACAgatgaacaattgaaattttcCCTTGATTTAGACAATATTCCTACTTTAGACGAGGAATCTGCACCGGCTATTGAGGAAAGAGAGTTGGTAGAGTACCTTGAGGAAGATTCCTTGAACTTAGAAAAGTTTCGTTTGAATGAAATGAAGAAATGGGACTATGAGAAAGATGCTCTAAAACTTGT ACTTTTTTCTGAATGGATATCTTCAGCAAAGAAATTCATTGAACTTACACGAATTATGATTACTTGGTCGATTTTGAGCAAAATGGAGAACCATGAGCCACCTAAATCAAAGACAGTTGCTAATCAAGATGTAGACGAAAACATATTTAGTGATATATTTACAAgatttacagaaatattttttctacttCCTGT TACTGGTAGAAGAAAGTCAGTTTGGATGGATGACAAAATAGTTGGAAGTATAAATAACACTCGTTATTATGAATATATTCCCAGAGGTGCTCCCAACCCTGTCCTATTGATGTTTTGTGAG GTGAAGAGATTTCCAGTTCAGGAATCTGAAGATACTGACACTTGGATAAGTAGAAAACTGCCAAAGACAGTGTTGGAACAAGTAGGGGCGGAGCTTGTTGCTGAATGCTTTAGTTCTGCATTTCTACCAAATGTTCTTGGAGTAATATGTATGAGAACTGAG gtTATATTTGTATACCTAACCATAGCATCTGACCATGTGAAGGCAATTCGGAATAATGAAGAAATAGGAAAACAGAGAGCTTGTATCCATTACACAGAAGCATTTGATATAATGAAAAGGGAAGACAGAAAACAGATATCTGAATTGTTGTTTTGGCTTGGATGCGTGCAGAAGTGTAATCTGCAAAGATATTATTTGAAGCAATGA